CCTGAAGGACGAGGTGGGCTACCTGAGAAAGATCCGTTCCCAGCTCTTCGAGGCAGAGATCATCGGGCAGACTCCCCGCATCCTGGAGCTGAAGGAGGAAGCGGCACGGCTTGCCGAAGCGCATGTCGACACCGTCCTCATCACGGGGGAGAGCGGAACGGGGAAGGAGCTCTTTGCGCGCCACCTCCACCGGTCGGCCCACAGCGGCCAGGCTGCGCGCTGCGTCCCCTTCATCGCCGTCAACTGCACGGCCCTCCCGGACCACCTGATCGAGAGCGAGCTCTTCGGCTACGTCAAGGGCGCATTCACCGACGCGAAATCCGACTCGAAGGGGATGTTCGAGCTTGCCAACGGGGGAACCATCCTGCTCGACGAGATCGGGGACATGAAGGAGAACCTCCAGGGCAAGCTTCTGCGGGTCCTCGAGCAGAGGAGCGTGAGGCGTCTTGGCGGAAAATCGAACATTCCCATCGAAACTACCGTCATTGCCACGACCAACAGAAACATCGCCGATGCGGTGGAAAGGGGGGCCTTCCGGAAGGACCTCTTCTACCGGCTCAACACCTTCTCCCTCCACATCCCCCCTCTCAGGGAGCGCAGGGAGGACATCCCTTCCCTGGCGGGACACTTTCTCTCCCTCTTTGCCCGCAGGTACAGCAAGAAGAGCATAGCGGCCTTTTCACCCGAGGCGGAATTGCTCCTCTCCTCCTACGACTGGCCGGGAAACGTCCGGGAGCTGGCAAACGTTATCGAACGGATGGTGGTGCTCAAGAGCGCAGAGACGATCCTTCCCGAACACATATCGTTTCTCTTCGACAGAAAAAAGCTGCGGGAGTTCTCGAAAGACCGCTTCATTCTTCCCGAAAAGGGGCTGTCACTGGAGGAGCTGGAGAAGGACCTGCTCATACAGGCCCTCGAGAGGGCAGGCAACAACAAGGCTCAGGCGGCGAAGCTGCTCGATATCACCTACGATACCCTCCGGTACCAGATAAAAAAATACGGCTTACAGTAAGCCGCAAAAAATTCCCTCTATTTTCAGGAAAACAATCACGCTCTATCCCCCGGCAGGGATCCCGTATCGTCGAAGAGTTTTTTCACGATCATCTTTATGTGAAAGAGCTCAAACGGTTTGGGGATATACATGTGGGCCTGCTCCTCGATCGCCTCCTTCGTCTCCCGATCGAGCACCTTGGAGGACATGACCACGACGGAGGTTTCCGGGGATATCTCCTTTATCGTTTTCATGATATCGATCCCGTCACAATCGGGCAAATGGATATCGAGAAAGCAGAGTTGATAGTAGTCGGACCGTATCATTGAGAGGGCCTCCCCGCCTGTCTTTGCGGTCATGACCTCGACCCTGGGGCTGGTAAGAGCCCTGGACAGTGCCGTCAGTATGAGGGCCTCATCGTCTACTACGAGTATCTTTTTCATCCTGTGCCGATGTCAGACAGGGTCCCGAAACTCAAAACGTAAAAGCTTCACTGCGTTTTGCCCAATCGTCTTGCCTTTGCCGGCTGTGCCAAACCTCTCAGCATGACGGGGGACCATCTCGTTCATGCAGGCCAAAAAATATTCCCCGGTGATTCAGTTCGACACGTTTCCAGCGCCCTGACCGTCCTCTTATCCTGCCTGCCGCAAATTGCGTTCCACCTTCATTTTATTTTCCCGTTCCGGGACTAAATCATTCAATTTCAAGCAGTTAGGCAACCGGACCCCGAAATGCGCAGTTTTCATCTACCCTGTTTCCGGCTATACAACCAAGTCGCCCCGGTGATTTCACCTACCTGCCCTCTCCACCCCTTTGCCCGGGGTTCAGCAAGCCATAACGGGACGGAAAAATGTGTTTCACATTTGCCCGAAATGGCGCTACATTCAAAGAAAAAAGGATACGAGGAGTCATTATGAAACGAAACGCTATCCTGTGGTGTCTTGTGCTCTCGGCCCTTCTGTGTGTCCCCGCCTTTGGCCTCGACGTGGCGGGGGTTGCCCTCCCGGATACCGCGGCCGTGTCGGGAAAGACCCTTGCCCTGGTCGGCGGCGGGGTGAGGACGAAGACCATCTTCAGGGTGAAGGTCTACGTGGGGGGGCTCTACATGGAGAGCCCGTCAAAGGACGCGGCGGAGGTTATCGGCTCGGACCAGGCAAAGAGGATGGTCATGCACTTCCTCTACAAGGAGGTGAGCAGAGAGAAGCTCGTCGACGGGTGGAACGACGGCTTCGAGAAGAACTCGAAGGACTCCCTCCCCGCCCTGAAGGAGCGGATCGATGCATTCAACGCATTTTTCGATGGCAGCGTCAGGAAGGGGGAGGAGGTGGTCATGACCTACGTGCCCGGCGCGGGGACGGAAGTGTCGATTAAAGGGGAGGTCAGGGGCACCATCGAGGGGAAGGACTTCATGGAGGCCCTGTTTAAGATCTGGTTCGGGAAGTACCCCGCCGACAGCGGGCTGAAGGAGAGCATTCTGAAATAACCGTTTCTGATTAAACCAGAAACTGCACTGTTGTTCAATGGCAGGGTCAGAGGTACAGGAAACACATGGTAATGCGGAATGCGGATTTCGGAATGCGGAATGAAAACAGTTCAGAGTTTACCGTTTACAGTTAACGGTTTACGGTTTCCGGTTTACGGTTGAACGAGAAACGCGAAACTCTAAACACGAAACCGGTTTCCCGGGACACGGGACTACCAATCCCTTCCGATAGAGCGCGGACCGGCGGCGTTTCACTCCGAAAGATCCGAATTCCTCCCCCGATCGATTTGGAATTTCAGCCGTATGTGATATAATCATCAAATATTTATGAGGTGAGACGATATGCCGACATACGAGTACAGCTGCCCGAAATGCGGGGAGTTCGAGGAGTTTCAGAAGATCTCCGATCCCCCCCTGGAAACGTGCCCCGGGTGCGGCGGAGCGGTGAGGCGGCTCGTGTCCGGCGGCTCCACCTTTATCCTCTCGGGTAAAAACTGGATATCCAAGCTCCCCACGCCGAAGGACGACGTGGCGAAGATCAAGGAGCGGATCTTCAAGCGCTCGATCCTCGAGGAAGCCGAGGAGACACCGAAGAACCCACCCCACAAGATCCTAGGGAGAAGGCCCGTCACCTAGGCGCGCGGCCATCGAAGAGAGAATTTTTGCGGCCCTCTCCACCTCCTCCCGCGCATGGTTCAGGTTCGTCACGGCCCGGAGCACGGGCGCCCTGCGGTAGTCGATCAGGACACCCTCGCCGTCAAGCTTTTCCCTGAGCAGGGCGGTTTGCGACGCGTCTTTGAGCGAGAAGAGAACGATGTTGGTCTGGACAGGATCGTTCAGCACGTGGATGTGCCCAGATTCCCCGAGGATCCGTGCAAAGGCACGGGCGCTCTCGTGGTCGTCCTTCAATCTGTCGATGTTTTCCTCGAGGGCATAGAGGCCGCAGGCGGCGATCACCCCCGCCTGGCGCATGCCGCCTCCCATGAGGTTCCGCGACTCCTTTGCCCTCTCGATGAATCCTTCCGGGCCGGTGAGCACCGACCCGAGCGGGGCCCCCAGCCCCTTGGACAGGCAGTAGGTCAGGGAATCGCAGCAGGCACCCGCCTCTCCCGGGTCCCTTCCCCCGGCAACGAGGGCGTTGAAGATTCTCGACCCGTCGATGTGGAGGGGAACGCCGAACTCGCGGCATATCGCATACACCTCTTCCATCTTTTCGAGAGGATAGATGGTGCCGCCCGCCGCGTTCACGCTGTTCTCTATGGTCACCAGCCCCGCCGTTCCTCCCAGCAGGTCATCCGGGCTCTCCAGGCATGCCCGGAGCCGCCCGGGATCGAGAAATCCGCCCACCTCCCTCATGGGGTAGATGCTGCAGCCCGAGATGACCGAGGCGGAGACCGCCTCCTTCCGGGCGATGTGGGAGTTCTCCATGGCGATGACGACCGCCCCCCGTTCGCACCAGGCGTTGATGGCCACCTGGTTCGCCATGGTCCCCGAGATGAGCAGGAGCCCCGCCTCCTTGCCGAAGAGACCGGCGCTCCTATCCTGCAGGAGGTTGACGGTGGGGTCCTCGTCCCGCAGCGAGTCGCCCAGCACCGACGGGGGGACCCGCTCGAGCATATCCCTGGTGGGGATCGTGATCGTGTCGCTGCGCAGATCGATGAATGAGCCGCCCATCCCCTATTCCTCCGACCTTCCGCCCATCTTGTTGTTGCCCGTTTTCCAGGGCCTCGCGGAGAAGAGAAACGCAACGATCAGGGTGAGGATCACCCAGTCCCTGCCGATCAGAAGAAGGGAGGTCCAGGAGTAGCCGCCGTAGGGCTTGGAAACTTCGCTGTAGATGTCTCCGGAGAGGATCACGCCCAAAACGAGGGGGATGAAATACTTGATGAGCACCTCCCACCAGGTCCCGAGTTGTATCGTGGATACCTTGTTGATGTGGTTCCTCAGGACCCGTATCCGGAAAAACCAGCCCACGAGGATGCACTCGGCGATCCCCACCACGATGAGCCCGTAATGGGTGAGGAAGTGGTCCACGATATCGAGCCAGAGGAGCCCCGCCTGGGTGGTGAAGATGATGGACCCGAAAAAGCCCAGGACGCAGACGATGGTGACCAGGTTCTTCCGGTCGTAGCCGAACTTGTCCACGATGGCCGAGGTGAAGGCCTCTATGATGGAGATGGACGAGGATACACCGGCAACGACCAGGCAGAGGAAGAATATCGCCCCGAAAAAGTTCCCCCCCGGCATGAGGCTCAGGGCTTTCGGATACGCCACGAAGGCAAGGCCGATGCTCTGGGACACCACCTCGGAGATGGGCTTGCCCTGCGAGGTGGCCATGAACCCCAGGACGGAAAACACGGCAAAGCCGGCAAAGAGGGAGTAGCCGCTGTTGATGAAACCGGTGAGGACGGCGCTTTTGGAGATGTTCGCCTTTTTCGGCAGGTAGCTCGCATAGGCGATCATGATGCCGAAACCCAGGCTGAGGGTGAAGAAAATCTGGCTGTAGGCGTCGATCCACACCCTGGGGTCGGCTATCTTCGAAAAGTCGGGCGTCAGGTACGCCTTGATCCCCGCCCCGGCCCCCTCGAGGCTCAGGGACCAGAAGACGAGAACGGCGGTGAGCAGGAACAGAAGGGGCATGAAGATCCTGTTGGCAATCTCTATGCCCTTCCGGACACCGCGGTACACGATCGCCCAGTTGACGAACCATATCACGCAGAGAGCGCCGAATATGGGCGTCCTGATCCCCCCTATTTTCGATGGGGCATCGCTCAGTCCCAGAAACTCCTTGAAGAAAAAGGCGTTCGGGTCGCTTCCCCAGGAAAGGTTGAAGGAGTAGGCGAAGAAGTTGAGGCACCAGGCGATGATGACGTTGTAGTAGAGGTCTATGCCGAACATGACGAAGGTCACGGCCCACCAGCCGAGCCACTCGCTGTTCGGCCGGACCTTGTGGTAGGCAAGGGGCGCAGAGCCTATCCGCTCGTGCCCCAGGCCGAACTCGAGAATGAGCAGGGGGATACCCGCGGTGAGAAGGGCCACCACGTAGGGCACGAGAAACGCCCCGCCGCCGTAACTGTAAGCCATGTAGCTGAAACGCCAGATGTTGCCGAGCCCTATCGCGGAGCCGACGGCGGCCAGCAAGAACCCGAACTGACTCTTCCACTGTTCCCTTTCCACGCCCGTACCTCTCTTTTCCCGGTTGAGATGCCCGTGAAATATCACAGGGTATCCCATAAATCCTAAATGAATTCACCCGGATTAGTCAATGCTCTGTTCACCGGGGAGCGGGGGTTCACGATCCTCGGGGATTCTCCCCGGTGGGAACTGCAAACCTCCACGATCCTACCTGAAGGGGCATGAGCCGGCCTGGACCCGACATCTTCTATCCGTCAGCGGGCTCCACGGGTTTTTCGCTCCTGAATTGTAAAAACTGGGCGCGAGAAATTTGCCCTTGTTATTTTTGCTACTTTTTTTGATATAATTTTAAAAATAAACAAAAAAGCCGCTTCACCTGCAATTGCGGGGACTTATCCTTACCGATATTGAACGGCTTGCCGAATCGCCTGAACGGGACCGATCTGCGGGCCGCCCTCGCCCCTGCTCCCCCGACCCCGCCGGGGGACGCGGAACGGGCCCCGGTCCTGCTGCAGCATCGGCTTCCGCCATTTCGAGGGGACGCACATGCCGCTTTCTCATGCCTTACCAGAAGATTTAACGAGGCTCCTGAATACCGAATGGCTGGTCACCACGGGAAGCGGGTCCTTTGCCACCACCACGGCATCCCTCGCAAATACCCGTAAACAGCAGGGAATTTTCATCGCCCCGACCATGGATGGGTTCAAGCGGTACCTCTACGTGTCGCGGGTCGAGGACGAGCTTATCAGGGAGGAAAGCACCCTCCCCCTTGCGACCTGCGTCTACGGTGATACCGTCTACCCCGGCGGTTACAAGAACCTCGATAGCTATGCCCTCCACCCCCACCCCAGATTCGTCTTCGCCGACGGCCTGTCGTCGGTGAGAAAGTCCCTGCACGGGATCCCCGGGGAGAACTCGATCGCATTGCGATATGTTATCGAGAGCAAGGAAGGGGGAACCCTCAAGATACGGCCCCTTCTCGGCCTCAGGTACATACACGGCCTGAGGAGGGAACGCGAGATCCCCCTGGGGATCAGGCCCTTCGCCCGGGCTGTTGTGATCCGGGCGGGCGAGCACCCCGTGCCGCCCCTGATCATGGCGGCAAGCAGCGGCGAATACCGGAGCGATTTCTGCTGGTACCGGCACATCCTCTACCTGCACGACCAGAAGAAGGGCGAGGCGTACGTGGAGGACCTGCCGTCGCCCGGCCATTTCCTCGTGCCGGTGGGACGGGGGAAAACGCTCTGCTCCATCGTCTTCACGCTCGAGGAGCGCTGGCTCCCCCTTGGCGCCGGGGGGGAAAAAGACCCCGAACTCAGCGTAAAAAAGGCGATCAGGAGAAAAGGTGTGCCCGTATCCCGGGACAGGATCCCGGGGCAGTTTCAGAAAAATTACGCCCCCGTCGAGGACGCTGCCCTCTCCCTCACCACCAGCGCCGGGGAGAGGCTTTTCGCAATGTCGGGGTACCCCTACTACCCGGTGAACGTCTACGACCTGCTCATCTTCATCAAGGATTTTCTCCTGCGGGGAGGCTACGTCTCCACCGCCTCATCGATGATCTCGTTCCTTTCCCCGTTCATCAGGCATGGCCTGCTGCCCAAATACCTGGACGAGGAGGGAGGGCCCCTCTACTGTGCCGCCGACACCTCCCTGCTCTTCGTGGAGACCGTCTCTCGGTTCCTGGATTTGACCGTGAGCAGGGCGGAGGTGGAAGCGAAGCTCACGCTGATCGGTGATATCGTCAACTCCTACACGGACGGGACCGACTTTTTTACGAAGATGGGCGGGGACTACCTGGTTACCTGCGGAAGGGAGGGGGTCGAGGCGACCTGGATGGACCGGATCGTGGGGGGAGAGCACATAACCGGGAGGTACGGCAGGGCGGTGGACACGAACGCCCTCTGGTTCAACGCCCTCTGCGTCTACCGGGACCTCACCATGGCCGTGGGGCAAAAGAGGGAGTCCCAGAGGATTTCGAAGATCATTCCGAAGGTGAAGTCCTCCTTCCTGAAAAATTTCACCATGCCCGGCGACGGCTACCTTTCCGACGTGATACAGGAGGGGGAGCGGGATCCCCGGATCCGGCCGAACCAGCTCTACGCGCTCAGCCTTTCGAACCCCATCGTGTCACCCACCTTCGGCAGGAGGGTGCTCCAGAGAGTAAAGGAGTCGCTGGTCACGGACTACGGCCTCAGAACGCTTTCACCGGAAAATGAGGGGTACGTGGGAACGTTTGAAGGAAATGAACGGGAAAGATTGCATGCGCTCTTTAACGGCTGCGTTCTCCCTCACCTCGCTCTTCATTATGCAGATGCGCTTCTCTATGTATACGGGCCGAAAAGCCGCGTGCTAAACAGGGTCAGGCGTTTCCTCCTGACTCTCCGGCGGGCCGCAGAAAACAGGACCCCTTACTTTCTCCCCGAGGCTTTCGACGGCGACCCCCCCCACAGGCCGAAGGGCGCCCCCATCTCCCTTGCCGGTACGGGATCCGTGATGGGGCTGTTGCGGCTCTACGACGCGATGACTTCCGGCTCGTAGCTCACCGCCACGGCAATAAATAAGATTGAAAATTCAGAGGATCAGCGATTCCCGGCTTCTCAACCGATGGCTTCCCGGGTCTTTTTCACCGCGGGAAACCATACCCGGCCCGTTTTCCGCCCATCAAAGATCGCACTTCTCCTCTTTCGGGATGATGCAGAGAAACTCAAGGGGGCTGTCCCCCAGGGTCTCGAAATTGTGCGTCTCCCCGGCGGGCACGAACACGAAGGACCCCGGGCCAAGAAGCGTCTCCCCCTCTTCCGTGTTCACCCTTCCCCGGCCGGCTAGGACGAACACCTCGTGCTCCCAGGGGTGGGAGTGATAGGGGGTGCTTCCTCCCGGCAGCACCTCGAAGTGCCGCATGACGAAGTTGGGGGCGCCCTCCCCGTCGCCGATGAGCACCCGCATCCTCACCCGGTCGTTCTCGGGGCCCATGGCGAGGGCCTGCTCCACGTCACGGTAATTTCCCGCCTTCATGCGCGCCTCCTCTCACATTTTCTCGACCGCTACCGTATCAGAGACCGCACGTAGGCGATGTTGACCTCGTGCCCCACAACCATGTCCTTTACAAACTCCTCCTCGGGCCCGGTAAACAGGTCATCGGGGATCTCCTGGAGTTTTCTCACCACCCACTCCTGTCCCCGGACGAGCAGGGAGAGCCGCTCCTCCTTCGTTTCCAGGGCCTTAATTTTCCCCACGAAATCACCCGTCCTCTCCGTGGGGACGCCGCCCCTGTCCTTGATGATTCCCAGAAGCCCGGCGCAGTACCTGCCCTCGTCGTTGCGCACTTCGATGAGCCTCTCCCTGACCGCCCCGTCGGTCTCTTCCCCGGCCAGCATATCCATCACGACCACTCCCGCTCTCTCCGCCTCGAGGAGCANNNNNNNNNNNNNNNNNNNNNCTGCTATTTCGAGTCCGCCGCGCCCTCAACCACCGCGGCGGATACGACCCTGTTCAGTTCATCGAGGATCTCCGCCTCGCTCACGTTGTGCATGAGTGCGCTCATGTTCACCGACTCCGTTGCCTGCCCCGGGCAGGAGAAGCAGCCATCGCCGTAATACTTCCTGAAAACGGGCTCCGTCTCGGGATACGCCGCGAGTATGTCCCCGAGGATATGCCCGGCCTCTATTCTGTCTCCCCTCTCGAGCCCCCCTGCCGCCGCCTTCTGGGCCGGGGGCTTTGCACCCATGATCCTCACCTTCACGCCGATAAAGTCGTTCAGCTCCCTGATCAGTTTCTCCAGGGGGACGCCGTGCTTGTTCGACGCCATCATGATCGTGACCGGCAGCTCCTCCACCTGGGCCCTGTGCTGCGGGTCGGCGAGGGCGGCGATGCCGTTCTCCACGAAGACCCGGTATATCCCCGGATGCTTCTTCAGAACTTCTCCCACCCGCTGGCCGGGAAGTATGGGCTCCTTCGCGGCTTCAGGCTCCCTCTTTTCCTCTGCCGGCTGGGCCACCATGGTAGCGATGATGTTGAACACGAAGAGCCCCACCGATACCCCCTCCAGTATAGCAAAACCGTCATAGGCAAGAGAGGGGCGCAGCGTGTAGGTGCCGACCATCCCGATCAGGCCGACATTGGCGGCGTAGAAGTGGACGGGCACGAGGCCGGGGAACCGGAGAACCTTCCCGTTGAAGCGGGGAAGGATGAAATAGCCTATCCCGTACACCATCATGGACATGAACCCGAGCAGGTTGAAGTGGACGTGCAGAAACCTGAGCCACGACGGGTCCACGCCGGTCCCCATGAGGATCCCCCCGATGGCCGCGAGGGCAAAATAGACAAGCGCCGCGACGATAAACCCTTTCATGTATCGATCCATCTGGTACCTCCCTCTTTCTTCATATTCCCGGTCTATTTTTATCCGCTCCCTGTAAGGGGCGGCCGTTCTCTCTCTAGAGGATCATGGTAATGCAGGCGGGATGGTTTGACTTTGACCTGCATCAAGAGAAAAAACGGGGTGGCCCGGCGTGGCTTTGCACTATAATGCTCACCATACGGGTACCGATAACGAAGGGGGGAGACGGCCATGAGCATAGAGGAGAAGAGGAAAAATATCATACGGTACTACCTGACGATCACCACGGGGGTGGCCTTCGGGTTCGTGAACTCCTCCGCCCTTTTCTTCCTGTCCATTTCCCTGTGGGGGATCTGGTGGAGCTACCCCGGTCTGGTAACGGGGGTCCTGGGGATGTACTTCGGCTTCATACGGCTGAAGATCGACTACCAGACTCTCCGGCACTCTCTGGAAAACGTTGGCAGGTAGAAGCCGCACGCCGCCAGGAGAAACAGAGCGGGCGGTGATCTCTTCTGTCCTGC
The genomic region above belongs to Deltaproteobacteria bacterium and contains:
- a CDS encoding nitronate monooxygenase encodes the protein LLEAERAGVVVMDMLAGEETDGAVRERLIEVRNDEGRYCAGLLGIIKDRGGVPTERTGDFVGKIKALETKEERLSLLVRGQEWVVRKLQEIPDDLFTGPEEEFVKDMVVGHEVNIAYVRSLIR
- a CDS encoding response regulator gives rise to the protein MKKILVVDDEALILTALSRALTSPRVEVMTAKTGGEALSMIRSDYYQLCFLDIHLPDCDGIDIMKTIKEISPETSVVVMSSKVLDRETKEAIEEQAHMYIPKPFELFHIKMIVKKLFDDTGSLPGDRA
- a CDS encoding aminotransferase class I/II-fold pyridoxal phosphate-dependent enzyme, producing the protein MGGSFIDLRSDTITIPTRDMLERVPPSVLGDSLRDEDPTVNLLQDRSAGLFGKEAGLLLISGTMANQVAINAWCERGAVVIAMENSHIARKEAVSASVISGCSIYPMREVGGFLDPGRLRACLESPDDLLGGTAGLVTIENSVNAAGGTIYPLEKMEEVYAICREFGVPLHIDGSRIFNALVAGGRDPGEAGACCDSLTYCLSKGLGAPLGSVLTGPEGFIERAKESRNLMGGGMRQAGVIAACGLYALEENIDRLKDDHESARAFARILGESGHIHVLNDPVQTNIVLFSLKDASQTALLREKLDGEGVLIDYRRAPVLRAVTNLNHAREEVERAAKILSSMAARLGDGPSP
- a CDS encoding sodium-dependent transporter, coding for MEREQWKSQFGFLLAAVGSAIGLGNIWRFSYMAYSYGGGAFLVPYVVALLTAGIPLLILEFGLGHERIGSAPLAYHKVRPNSEWLGWWAVTFVMFGIDLYYNVIIAWCLNFFAYSFNLSWGSDPNAFFFKEFLGLSDAPSKIGGIRTPIFGALCVIWFVNWAIVYRGVRKGIEIANRIFMPLLFLLTAVLVFWSLSLEGAGAGIKAYLTPDFSKIADPRVWIDAYSQIFFTLSLGFGIMIAYASYLPKKANISKSAVLTGFINSGYSLFAGFAVFSVLGFMATSQGKPISEVVSQSIGLAFVAYPKALSLMPGGNFFGAIFFLCLVVAGVSSSISIIEAFTSAIVDKFGYDRKNLVTIVCVLGFFGSIIFTTQAGLLWLDIVDHFLTHYGLIVVGIAECILVGWFFRIRVLRNHINKVSTIQLGTWWEVLIKYFIPLVLGVILSGDIYSEVSKPYGGYSWTSLLLIGRDWVILTLIVAFLFSARPWKTGNNKMGGRSEE
- a CDS encoding cupin domain-containing protein gives rise to the protein MGPENDRVRMRVLIGDGEGAPNFVMRHFEVLPGGSTPYHSHPWEHEVFVLAGRGRVNTEEGETLLGPGSFVFVPAGETHNFETLGDSPLEFLCIIPKEEKCDL
- a CDS encoding response regulator, whose translation is MKSKGRVFILDDDELIVTMIARSLKKSGFQVQSETTTENIIDKIAESYPDVILLDISLPGLSGMEILEKIHEKGIDTQVVMLTADDTAETAIKAMKLGAADYLTKPFNMEEMTIILNKIIEKERLKDEVGYLRKIRSQLFEAEIIGQTPRILELKEEAARLAEAHVDTVLITGESGTGKELFARHLHRSAHSGQAARCVPFIAVNCTALPDHLIESELFGYVKGAFTDAKSDSKGMFELANGGTILLDEIGDMKENLQGKLLRVLEQRSVRRLGGKSNIPIETTVIATTNRNIADAVERGAFRKDLFYRLNTFSLHIPPLRERREDIPSLAGHFLSLFARRYSKKSIAAFSPEAELLLSSYDWPGNVRELANVIERMVVLKSAETILPEHISFLFDRKKLREFSKDRFILPEKGLSLEELEKDLLIQALERAGNNKAQAAKLLDITYDTLRYQIKKYGLQ